A stretch of the Psychroserpens sp. Hel_I_66 genome encodes the following:
- a CDS encoding gluconate 5-dehydrogenase, with the protein MELFNLKHKRALITGGTHGLGMAMAEGLAKAGAELIITSTTPSKLEDALAYYKKQGYKASGYIFDVTDEVSAKKNTDLISSEIGEIHILVNNAGIIKRDPAISMPVSDFRRVIDVDLVGPFIMAQLVAKQMIERKEGKIINICSMMSELGRNTVTAYAAAKGGLKMLTQNLATEWAKHNIQVNGIGPGYFATSQTEPIRVDGHPFNEFIINRTPAARWGNPEDLQGAAVFLASKASDFVNGQVIYVDGGILATIGKPSNED; encoded by the coding sequence ATGGAGTTATTCAATTTAAAACATAAAAGAGCACTAATTACGGGAGGAACCCATGGTCTTGGTATGGCAATGGCAGAAGGTCTAGCAAAAGCAGGAGCTGAGTTGATAATTACAAGTACCACTCCTTCAAAATTAGAAGACGCCTTAGCGTATTATAAAAAACAAGGTTATAAAGCTTCAGGTTATATTTTTGATGTTACCGATGAGGTTTCAGCAAAAAAAAATACAGATTTAATTTCTTCGGAAATTGGAGAGATTCACATTCTGGTAAATAATGCAGGAATTATAAAACGGGATCCTGCCATTTCAATGCCAGTAAGTGATTTTAGACGTGTTATAGATGTAGATTTGGTAGGTCCTTTTATTATGGCTCAATTGGTTGCAAAGCAAATGATCGAACGCAAAGAGGGCAAAATAATCAACATCTGTTCTATGATGAGCGAATTAGGCAGGAATACGGTCACTGCTTATGCAGCTGCAAAAGGAGGTCTTAAAATGTTAACACAAAATTTAGCGACAGAGTGGGCTAAACACAACATTCAAGTCAACGGGATTGGACCAGGATACTTTGCAACAAGCCAAACCGAACCTATTCGTGTAGATGGGCATCCATTTAACGAATTTATCATAAACAGAACACCTGCAGCACGTTGGGGAAATCCAGAAGATTTACAAGGTGCAGCAGTATTTTTAGCTTCCAAAGCTAGCGATTTTGTTAACGGACAAGTAATTTATGTAGATGGCGGTATTTTAGCTACCATCGGTAAGCCTTCCAACGAAGACTAA